In Citrus sinensis cultivar Valencia sweet orange chromosome 2, DVS_A1.0, whole genome shotgun sequence, a single genomic region encodes these proteins:
- the LOC102622501 gene encoding sister chromatid cohesion 1 protein 4 isoform X1: MFYSQFILAKKGPLGTIWIAAHLERKLRKNQVADTDIGVSVDSILFPDVPIALRLSSHLLLGVVRIYSRKVNYLFDDCSEALLKIKQAFRSTAVDLPPEESTAPYHSITLPETFDLDDFELPDNDIFQGNYVDHHVSTREQITLQDTMDGMAYSTSQFGLDERFGDGDASQMGLDLDEDLLLDKGTAAGHGVSDADPQGSVKPTTHWEQDNISERMNEISEERTVNDGANQLERVGLDAEPIEYAEAPSTPGLVQEPNLSSGQKALASYDHFESEDQNSNELMATESRVNDLSNSDCHNGDGHTADWPLHKDSNHDTVQCMLPEKNGYHVRDAAVKQAESLGESVKSMPFVPDGSEGTINPLDGSKRFKNLQNAPGMLSGESQQVNSDKTAASLNCTNVTCDMQDLNPETCPGSTNMPVSEDRLADYQASNKKKSHNDAEVSDNAAGSGSLVVVDADIHACPDAKDPKMLNIDVAHEETASVSINVLKPCSYHTSDPHMSSPGHDNSLAQNLQPLGVDLHSSERSKMNQASVDVQGEECYLTDVMQSEKSQISGPSVCGDIQEDNGTLDEPLDNATASNNELKKLNNSITSDLPAPEKLLSVPEGLLNKPNDLIVESTPEKEVLAGSGGVDAGNKLNSGKKRSYTESTITVESLNSSESFGVDRTKRNSEFIPDDDDLLSSILVGRKSSVLKMKPTPPVREVASRKRARSASQTNALKRKVLMDDTMVLHGDVIRQQLTNTEDIRRIRKKAPCTGPEILMIQMQFLEDDIFNEPIFTGMSAELTSVHCEIHDLSKISISETDKDHGSSEIANDIGCSIAPNVIEGGKQGSKEPVALRNNGDTQPAETSIQTESHQGIDHQFGAQNTDAQGHINSDTDVVKTVQNEPLAELNEMDVDRGNVEVAEEASCSVNHGFGTSSQTDVASAEVCNQPTGDKTNTVDASLLVDTVCLTPEPTVDAQPVEVGTSVAKMDNAKGVEDTEVIDRNIENIVAVETEAKGTDGVLVEEGKVGVSVENGADVETDRSVLTDAVNTQEGVSLETGGYNDLAAANGDNSRLEVRNEDGPLAGDWGSNGKDPTSNHMFSEEPVIDSTNSVELGGDTINVSLDDGKSQVDLRSPMDDGRMEIEEVTIGNDTEFLNVNDDEVAEDYDDGDGCPEDARVLENSGWSSRTRAVSKYLQTLFVREPVQGRKVLALDHLLVGKTRKEASRMFFETLVLKTKDYIHVEQARPLDNINIKPGAKLMKADF; encoded by the exons ATGTTTTATTCACAGTTTATTTTGGCCAAGAAAGGGCCTTTAGGAACTATATGGATAGCTGCCCACTTGGAGAGGAAACTCCGAAAGAACCAGGTGGCTGATACCGATATTGGCGTCTCTGTAG ACTCTATCCTATTTCCGGATGTGCCTATTGCACTTCGTTTGTCCAGCCATCTGTTGCTTGGTGTAGTGAGGATATATTCTCGAAAGGTGAATTACCTTTTTGATGATTGCAGTGAGGCTTTGCTTAAGATAAAGCAAGCTTTTCGCTCCACTGCCGTTGATTTACCACCAGAAGAATCAACTGCCCCGTATCACTCAATCACCTTACCAGAGACTTTTGatcttgatgattttgagcTGCCAGATAATGACATTTTTCAGGG TAACTATGTCGATCATCACGTCAGTACAAGGGAGCAAATCACTCTTCAAGATACCATGGATGGCATGGCATACTCCACATCACAATTTGGATTGGATG AACGTTTTGGTGATGGTGATGCTTCCCAAATGGGTTTGGACCTTGATGAg GACCTGTTATTAGACAAGGGTACTGCTGCAGGGCATGGAGTTTCAGA TGCTGATCCTCAGGGATCTGTCAAACCGACGACACATTGGGAACAAGATAATATAAGTGAGCGGATGAATGAAATTTCTGAAGAAAGAACAGTGAATGATGGTGCAAATCAG CTTGAAAGAGTTGGTTTGGATGCTGAACCCATTGAGTATGCGGAGGCACCTTCGACTCCTGGATTGGTGCAAGAGCCAAACTTGTCTAGTGGTCAGAAAGCTCTGGCCAGTTATGATCACTTTGAATCAGaagatcaaaattcaaatgaatTGATGGCTACAGAGAGCAGAGTAAATGATCTAAGTAATTCTGATTGTCACAATGGGGATGGCCACACTGCTGATTGGCCTTTGCACAAGGATTCTAATCATGATACCGTACAGTGCATGCTCCCTGAGAAGAATGGCTATCATGTCAGAGATGCAGCAGTCAAACAAGCAGAATCACTTGGTGAGTCTGTTAAATCTATGCCTTTTGTACCAGATGGTTCAGAAGGGACCATTAATCCTCTAGATGGttcaaaaagatttaaaaatctGCAAAATGCTCCAGGCATGCTGTCTGGGGAATCCCAACAAGTCAACTCAGACAAAACTGCTGCATCCCTTAATTGCACTAATGTCACCTGTGATATGCAAGACCTGAATCCTGAAACTTGTCCGGGTAGCACCAATATGCCTGTATCAGAAGACCGTCTGGCTGATTATCAAGCgtcaaataagaaaaagtcCCATAATGATGCTGAGGTTTCTGATAATGCTGCAGGATCAGGCTCACTTGTGGTTGTTGATGCAGATATTCATGCTTGTCCGGACGCTAAGGATCCCAAGATGTTGAACATCGATGTTGCTCATGAAGAGACAGCATCTGTTAGTATTAACGTGCTAAAACCATGCAGCTACCATACGAGTGACCCTCATATGTCATCTCCTGGGCATGATAATTCACTGGCTCAGAACTTGCAACCTCTGGGTGTTGATCTACACTCATCAGAAAGATCTAAAATGAATCAGGCTTCTGTTGATGTGCAAG GTGAAGAGTGCTATCTGACAGACGTTATGCAATCTGAGAAAAGTCAGATATCAGGGCCTTCTGTATGTGGAGATATTCAAGAAGATAACGGAACATTAGATGAGCCGTTGGACAATGCAACTGCCagtaataatgaattaaaaaagttaaataattccATCACTTCTGATTTGCCTGCACCAGAAAAGCTACTGTCTGTACCAGAGGGCCTTCTCAACAAACCAAATGATTTGATAGTCGAGTCTACACCAGAAAAAGAAGTCTTAGCTGGGAGTGGTGGGGTTGATGCTGGAAACAAACTTAATTCTGGAAAAAAGCGAAGTTACACAGAGAGTACAATAACAGTGGAGAGTTTAAACTCATCCGAATCCTTTGGGGTGGACAGAACTAAGAGAAATTCAGAGTTTATccctgatgatgatgatttgttGTCATCAATTTTAG TGGGAAGGAAATCTTCTGTTCTCAAAATGAAGCCCACGCCACCTGTCCGTGAAGTTGCATCCAGAAAGCGTGCCCGATCTGCATCCCAGACTAATGCTTTGAAGAGGAAGGTTCTTATGGATGATACCATGGTTTTGCACGGCGA TGTAATACGTCAACAGTTGACAAATACTGAAGACATACGTCGCATACGGAAAAAAGCTCCTTGCACTGGCCCTGAAATTTTGATGATTCAGATGCAGTTTTTGGAGGatgatatttttaatgaacCCATATTTACTG GTATGTCAGCTGAACTAACGAGTGTGCACTGTGAAATACATGATCTAAGCAAAATCAGTATTTCTGAAACCGACAAAGATCATGGTTCTTCTGAAATTGCAAATGATATTGGGTGCTCTATAGCACCTAATGTAATTGAAGGTGGAAAGCAAGGGAGCAAAGAACCTGTGGCTCTCAGAAATAATGGCGATACGCAACCTGCTGAGACTTCTATCCAGACTGAGAGCCATCAAGGCATTGACCATCAATTTGGTGCTCAAAATACTGATGCTCAAGGGCATATAAATTCTGATACTGATGTAGTTAAAACAGTGCAAAATGAACCTTTGGCTGAATTAAATGAAATGGACGTTGACAGAGGAAATGTTGAAGTTGCTGAGGAGGCTTCTTGCTCTGTGAATCATGGGTTTGGAACATCATCTCAGACTGATGTTGCTTCTGCAGAAGTTTGTAACCAGCCAACTGGAGATAAAACGAACACTGTAGATGCTTCTCTGCTGGTGGATACCGTGTGCTTGACCCCTGAGCCGACGGTGGATGCACAACCTGTTGAAGTGGGCACTTCTGTAGCAAAAATGGACAATGCAAAAGGTGTTGAAGACACAGAAGTTATAGACCGAAACATTGAAAATATTGTTGCAGTTGAAACGGAAGCAAAAGGAACGGATGGGGTCTTGGTGGAGGAAGGCAAAGTTGGTGTATCTGTTGAAAATGGAGCTGATGTTGAAACAGATCGTTCAGTACTTACTGACGCAGTGAATACTCAAGAAGGTGTATCTCTCGAAACTGGAGGGTACAATGACCTGGCTGCTGCAAATGGTGACAATAGTAGGCTAGAGGTTAGGAATGAGGATGGACCTCTGGCTGGGGACTGGGGTTCCAATGGGAAGGACCCGACCTCTAACCATATGTTTAGTGAAGAACCGGTAATAGATTCTACAAATTCAGTTGAACTTGGTGGAGACACAATTAATGTTTCATTGGATGATGGAAAAAGTCAAGTTGATTTACGGAGCCCGATGGATGATGGAAGAATG GAAATTGAAGAAGTAACTATTGGCAATGATACAG aaTTTTTGAATGTAAATGATGATGAAGTAGCTGAAGATTATGATGATGGTGACGGGTGTCCTGAGGATGCTCGTGTTCTTGAGAATAGTGGATGGTCTTCCCGCACCAG GGCTGTTTCCAAGTATTTGCAAACTTTATTTGTTAGGGAACCTGTGCAAGGAAGGAAGGTTCTTGCTCTGGACCATCTATTAGTGGGTAAAACTCGAAAGGAAGCATCAAGGATGTTTTTTGAAACTCTG GTTCTCAAAACAAAGGATTACATCCACGTAGAACAGGCAAGGCCTTTGGACAACATTAATATAAAGCCTGGAGCAAAACTCATGAAAGCAGACTTCTGA
- the LOC102622501 gene encoding sister chromatid cohesion 1 protein 4 isoform X4 codes for MFYSQFILAKKGPLGTIWIAAHLERKLRKNQVADTDIGVSVDSILFPDVPIALRLSSHLLLGVVRIYSRKVNYLFDDCSEALLKIKQAFRSTAVDLPPEESTAPYHSITLPETFDLDDFELPDNDIFQGNYVDHHVSTREQITLQDTMDGMAYSTSQFGLDERFGDGDASQMGLDLDEDLLLDKGTAAGHGVSDADPQGSVKPTTHWEQDNISERMNEISEERTVNDGANQLERVGLDAEPIEYAEAPSTPGLVQEPNLSSGQKALASYDHFESEDQNSNELMATESRVNDLSNSDCHNGDGHTADWPLHKDSNHDTVQCMLPEKNGYHVRDAAVKQAESLDIHACPDAKDPKMLNIDVAHEETASVSINVLKPCSYHTSDPHMSSPGHDNSLAQNLQPLGVDLHSSERSKMNQASVDVQGEECYLTDVMQSEKSQISGPSVCGDIQEDNGTLDEPLDNATASNNELKKLNNSITSDLPAPEKLLSVPEGLLNKPNDLIVESTPEKEVLAGSGGVDAGNKLNSGKKRSYTESTITVESLNSSESFGVDRTKRNSEFIPDDDDLLSSILVGRKSSVLKMKPTPPVREVASRKRARSASQTNALKRKVLMDDTMVLHGDVIRQQLTNTEDIRRIRKKAPCTGPEILMIQMQFLEDDIFNEPIFTGMSAELTSVHCEIHDLSKISISETDKDHGSSEIANDIGCSIAPNVIEGGKQGSKEPVALRNNGDTQPAETSIQTESHQGIDHQFGAQNTDAQGHINSDTDVVKTVQNEPLAELNEMDVDRGNVEVAEEASCSVNHGFGTSSQTDVASAEVCNQPTGDKTNTVDASLLVDTVCLTPEPTVDAQPVEVGTSVAKMDNAKGVEDTEVIDRNIENIVAVETEAKGTDGVLVEEGKVGVSVENGADVETDRSVLTDAVNTQEGVSLETGGYNDLAAANGDNSRLEVRNEDGPLAGDWGSNGKDPTSNHMFSEEPVIDSTNSVELGGDTINVSLDDGKSQVDLRSPMDDGRMEIEEVTIGNDTEFLNVNDDEVAEDYDDGDGCPEDARVLENSGWSSRTRAVSKYLQTLFVREPVQGRKVLALDHLLVGKTRKEASRMFFETLVLKTKDYIHVEQARPLDNINIKPGAKLMKADF; via the exons ATGTTTTATTCACAGTTTATTTTGGCCAAGAAAGGGCCTTTAGGAACTATATGGATAGCTGCCCACTTGGAGAGGAAACTCCGAAAGAACCAGGTGGCTGATACCGATATTGGCGTCTCTGTAG ACTCTATCCTATTTCCGGATGTGCCTATTGCACTTCGTTTGTCCAGCCATCTGTTGCTTGGTGTAGTGAGGATATATTCTCGAAAGGTGAATTACCTTTTTGATGATTGCAGTGAGGCTTTGCTTAAGATAAAGCAAGCTTTTCGCTCCACTGCCGTTGATTTACCACCAGAAGAATCAACTGCCCCGTATCACTCAATCACCTTACCAGAGACTTTTGatcttgatgattttgagcTGCCAGATAATGACATTTTTCAGGG TAACTATGTCGATCATCACGTCAGTACAAGGGAGCAAATCACTCTTCAAGATACCATGGATGGCATGGCATACTCCACATCACAATTTGGATTGGATG AACGTTTTGGTGATGGTGATGCTTCCCAAATGGGTTTGGACCTTGATGAg GACCTGTTATTAGACAAGGGTACTGCTGCAGGGCATGGAGTTTCAGA TGCTGATCCTCAGGGATCTGTCAAACCGACGACACATTGGGAACAAGATAATATAAGTGAGCGGATGAATGAAATTTCTGAAGAAAGAACAGTGAATGATGGTGCAAATCAG CTTGAAAGAGTTGGTTTGGATGCTGAACCCATTGAGTATGCGGAGGCACCTTCGACTCCTGGATTGGTGCAAGAGCCAAACTTGTCTAGTGGTCAGAAAGCTCTGGCCAGTTATGATCACTTTGAATCAGaagatcaaaattcaaatgaatTGATGGCTACAGAGAGCAGAGTAAATGATCTAAGTAATTCTGATTGTCACAATGGGGATGGCCACACTGCTGATTGGCCTTTGCACAAGGATTCTAATCATGATACCGTACAGTGCATGCTCCCTGAGAAGAATGGCTATCATGTCAGAGATGCAGCAGTCAAACAAGCAGAATCACTTG ATATTCATGCTTGTCCGGACGCTAAGGATCCCAAGATGTTGAACATCGATGTTGCTCATGAAGAGACAGCATCTGTTAGTATTAACGTGCTAAAACCATGCAGCTACCATACGAGTGACCCTCATATGTCATCTCCTGGGCATGATAATTCACTGGCTCAGAACTTGCAACCTCTGGGTGTTGATCTACACTCATCAGAAAGATCTAAAATGAATCAGGCTTCTGTTGATGTGCAAG GTGAAGAGTGCTATCTGACAGACGTTATGCAATCTGAGAAAAGTCAGATATCAGGGCCTTCTGTATGTGGAGATATTCAAGAAGATAACGGAACATTAGATGAGCCGTTGGACAATGCAACTGCCagtaataatgaattaaaaaagttaaataattccATCACTTCTGATTTGCCTGCACCAGAAAAGCTACTGTCTGTACCAGAGGGCCTTCTCAACAAACCAAATGATTTGATAGTCGAGTCTACACCAGAAAAAGAAGTCTTAGCTGGGAGTGGTGGGGTTGATGCTGGAAACAAACTTAATTCTGGAAAAAAGCGAAGTTACACAGAGAGTACAATAACAGTGGAGAGTTTAAACTCATCCGAATCCTTTGGGGTGGACAGAACTAAGAGAAATTCAGAGTTTATccctgatgatgatgatttgttGTCATCAATTTTAG TGGGAAGGAAATCTTCTGTTCTCAAAATGAAGCCCACGCCACCTGTCCGTGAAGTTGCATCCAGAAAGCGTGCCCGATCTGCATCCCAGACTAATGCTTTGAAGAGGAAGGTTCTTATGGATGATACCATGGTTTTGCACGGCGA TGTAATACGTCAACAGTTGACAAATACTGAAGACATACGTCGCATACGGAAAAAAGCTCCTTGCACTGGCCCTGAAATTTTGATGATTCAGATGCAGTTTTTGGAGGatgatatttttaatgaacCCATATTTACTG GTATGTCAGCTGAACTAACGAGTGTGCACTGTGAAATACATGATCTAAGCAAAATCAGTATTTCTGAAACCGACAAAGATCATGGTTCTTCTGAAATTGCAAATGATATTGGGTGCTCTATAGCACCTAATGTAATTGAAGGTGGAAAGCAAGGGAGCAAAGAACCTGTGGCTCTCAGAAATAATGGCGATACGCAACCTGCTGAGACTTCTATCCAGACTGAGAGCCATCAAGGCATTGACCATCAATTTGGTGCTCAAAATACTGATGCTCAAGGGCATATAAATTCTGATACTGATGTAGTTAAAACAGTGCAAAATGAACCTTTGGCTGAATTAAATGAAATGGACGTTGACAGAGGAAATGTTGAAGTTGCTGAGGAGGCTTCTTGCTCTGTGAATCATGGGTTTGGAACATCATCTCAGACTGATGTTGCTTCTGCAGAAGTTTGTAACCAGCCAACTGGAGATAAAACGAACACTGTAGATGCTTCTCTGCTGGTGGATACCGTGTGCTTGACCCCTGAGCCGACGGTGGATGCACAACCTGTTGAAGTGGGCACTTCTGTAGCAAAAATGGACAATGCAAAAGGTGTTGAAGACACAGAAGTTATAGACCGAAACATTGAAAATATTGTTGCAGTTGAAACGGAAGCAAAAGGAACGGATGGGGTCTTGGTGGAGGAAGGCAAAGTTGGTGTATCTGTTGAAAATGGAGCTGATGTTGAAACAGATCGTTCAGTACTTACTGACGCAGTGAATACTCAAGAAGGTGTATCTCTCGAAACTGGAGGGTACAATGACCTGGCTGCTGCAAATGGTGACAATAGTAGGCTAGAGGTTAGGAATGAGGATGGACCTCTGGCTGGGGACTGGGGTTCCAATGGGAAGGACCCGACCTCTAACCATATGTTTAGTGAAGAACCGGTAATAGATTCTACAAATTCAGTTGAACTTGGTGGAGACACAATTAATGTTTCATTGGATGATGGAAAAAGTCAAGTTGATTTACGGAGCCCGATGGATGATGGAAGAATG GAAATTGAAGAAGTAACTATTGGCAATGATACAG aaTTTTTGAATGTAAATGATGATGAAGTAGCTGAAGATTATGATGATGGTGACGGGTGTCCTGAGGATGCTCGTGTTCTTGAGAATAGTGGATGGTCTTCCCGCACCAG GGCTGTTTCCAAGTATTTGCAAACTTTATTTGTTAGGGAACCTGTGCAAGGAAGGAAGGTTCTTGCTCTGGACCATCTATTAGTGGGTAAAACTCGAAAGGAAGCATCAAGGATGTTTTTTGAAACTCTG GTTCTCAAAACAAAGGATTACATCCACGTAGAACAGGCAAGGCCTTTGGACAACATTAATATAAAGCCTGGAGCAAAACTCATGAAAGCAGACTTCTGA
- the LOC102622501 gene encoding sister chromatid cohesion 1 protein 4 isoform X3 produces the protein MFYSQFILAKKGPLGTIWIAAHLERKLRKNQVADTDIGVSVDSILFPDVPIALRLSSHLLLGVVRIYSRKVNYLFDDCSEALLKIKQAFRSTAVDLPPEESTAPYHSITLPETFDLDDFELPDNDIFQGNYVDHHVSTREQITLQDTMDGMAYSTSQFGLDERFGDGDASQMGLDLDEDLLLDKGTAAGHGVSDADPQGSVKPTTHWEQDNISERMNEISEERTVNDGANQLERVGLDAEPIEYAEAPSTPGLVQEPNLSSGQKALASYDHFESEDQNSNELMATESRVNDLSNSDCHNGDGHTADWPLHKDSNHDTVQCMLPEKNGYHVRDAAVKQAESLGMLSGESQQVNSDKTAASLNCTNVTCDMQDLNPETCPGSTNMPVSEDRLADYQASNKKKSHNDAEVSDNAAGSGSLVVVDADIHACPDAKDPKMLNIDVAHEETASVSINVLKPCSYHTSDPHMSSPGHDNSLAQNLQPLGVDLHSSERSKMNQASVDVQGEECYLTDVMQSEKSQISGPSVCGDIQEDNGTLDEPLDNATASNNELKKLNNSITSDLPAPEKLLSVPEGLLNKPNDLIVESTPEKEVLAGSGGVDAGNKLNSGKKRSYTESTITVESLNSSESFGVDRTKRNSEFIPDDDDLLSSILVGRKSSVLKMKPTPPVREVASRKRARSASQTNALKRKVLMDDTMVLHGDVIRQQLTNTEDIRRIRKKAPCTGPEILMIQMQFLEDDIFNEPIFTGMSAELTSVHCEIHDLSKISISETDKDHGSSEIANDIGCSIAPNVIEGGKQGSKEPVALRNNGDTQPAETSIQTESHQGIDHQFGAQNTDAQGHINSDTDVVKTVQNEPLAELNEMDVDRGNVEVAEEASCSVNHGFGTSSQTDVASAEVCNQPTGDKTNTVDASLLVDTVCLTPEPTVDAQPVEVGTSVAKMDNAKGVEDTEVIDRNIENIVAVETEAKGTDGVLVEEGKVGVSVENGADVETDRSVLTDAVNTQEGVSLETGGYNDLAAANGDNSRLEVRNEDGPLAGDWGSNGKDPTSNHMFSEEPVIDSTNSVELGGDTINVSLDDGKSQVDLRSPMDDGRMEIEEVTIGNDTEFLNVNDDEVAEDYDDGDGCPEDARVLENSGWSSRTRAVSKYLQTLFVREPVQGRKVLALDHLLVGKTRKEASRMFFETLVLKTKDYIHVEQARPLDNINIKPGAKLMKADF, from the exons ATGTTTTATTCACAGTTTATTTTGGCCAAGAAAGGGCCTTTAGGAACTATATGGATAGCTGCCCACTTGGAGAGGAAACTCCGAAAGAACCAGGTGGCTGATACCGATATTGGCGTCTCTGTAG ACTCTATCCTATTTCCGGATGTGCCTATTGCACTTCGTTTGTCCAGCCATCTGTTGCTTGGTGTAGTGAGGATATATTCTCGAAAGGTGAATTACCTTTTTGATGATTGCAGTGAGGCTTTGCTTAAGATAAAGCAAGCTTTTCGCTCCACTGCCGTTGATTTACCACCAGAAGAATCAACTGCCCCGTATCACTCAATCACCTTACCAGAGACTTTTGatcttgatgattttgagcTGCCAGATAATGACATTTTTCAGGG TAACTATGTCGATCATCACGTCAGTACAAGGGAGCAAATCACTCTTCAAGATACCATGGATGGCATGGCATACTCCACATCACAATTTGGATTGGATG AACGTTTTGGTGATGGTGATGCTTCCCAAATGGGTTTGGACCTTGATGAg GACCTGTTATTAGACAAGGGTACTGCTGCAGGGCATGGAGTTTCAGA TGCTGATCCTCAGGGATCTGTCAAACCGACGACACATTGGGAACAAGATAATATAAGTGAGCGGATGAATGAAATTTCTGAAGAAAGAACAGTGAATGATGGTGCAAATCAG CTTGAAAGAGTTGGTTTGGATGCTGAACCCATTGAGTATGCGGAGGCACCTTCGACTCCTGGATTGGTGCAAGAGCCAAACTTGTCTAGTGGTCAGAAAGCTCTGGCCAGTTATGATCACTTTGAATCAGaagatcaaaattcaaatgaatTGATGGCTACAGAGAGCAGAGTAAATGATCTAAGTAATTCTGATTGTCACAATGGGGATGGCCACACTGCTGATTGGCCTTTGCACAAGGATTCTAATCATGATACCGTACAGTGCATGCTCCCTGAGAAGAATGGCTATCATGTCAGAGATGCAGCAGTCAAACAAGCAGAATCACTTG GCATGCTGTCTGGGGAATCCCAACAAGTCAACTCAGACAAAACTGCTGCATCCCTTAATTGCACTAATGTCACCTGTGATATGCAAGACCTGAATCCTGAAACTTGTCCGGGTAGCACCAATATGCCTGTATCAGAAGACCGTCTGGCTGATTATCAAGCgtcaaataagaaaaagtcCCATAATGATGCTGAGGTTTCTGATAATGCTGCAGGATCAGGCTCACTTGTGGTTGTTGATGCAGATATTCATGCTTGTCCGGACGCTAAGGATCCCAAGATGTTGAACATCGATGTTGCTCATGAAGAGACAGCATCTGTTAGTATTAACGTGCTAAAACCATGCAGCTACCATACGAGTGACCCTCATATGTCATCTCCTGGGCATGATAATTCACTGGCTCAGAACTTGCAACCTCTGGGTGTTGATCTACACTCATCAGAAAGATCTAAAATGAATCAGGCTTCTGTTGATGTGCAAG GTGAAGAGTGCTATCTGACAGACGTTATGCAATCTGAGAAAAGTCAGATATCAGGGCCTTCTGTATGTGGAGATATTCAAGAAGATAACGGAACATTAGATGAGCCGTTGGACAATGCAACTGCCagtaataatgaattaaaaaagttaaataattccATCACTTCTGATTTGCCTGCACCAGAAAAGCTACTGTCTGTACCAGAGGGCCTTCTCAACAAACCAAATGATTTGATAGTCGAGTCTACACCAGAAAAAGAAGTCTTAGCTGGGAGTGGTGGGGTTGATGCTGGAAACAAACTTAATTCTGGAAAAAAGCGAAGTTACACAGAGAGTACAATAACAGTGGAGAGTTTAAACTCATCCGAATCCTTTGGGGTGGACAGAACTAAGAGAAATTCAGAGTTTATccctgatgatgatgatttgttGTCATCAATTTTAG TGGGAAGGAAATCTTCTGTTCTCAAAATGAAGCCCACGCCACCTGTCCGTGAAGTTGCATCCAGAAAGCGTGCCCGATCTGCATCCCAGACTAATGCTTTGAAGAGGAAGGTTCTTATGGATGATACCATGGTTTTGCACGGCGA TGTAATACGTCAACAGTTGACAAATACTGAAGACATACGTCGCATACGGAAAAAAGCTCCTTGCACTGGCCCTGAAATTTTGATGATTCAGATGCAGTTTTTGGAGGatgatatttttaatgaacCCATATTTACTG GTATGTCAGCTGAACTAACGAGTGTGCACTGTGAAATACATGATCTAAGCAAAATCAGTATTTCTGAAACCGACAAAGATCATGGTTCTTCTGAAATTGCAAATGATATTGGGTGCTCTATAGCACCTAATGTAATTGAAGGTGGAAAGCAAGGGAGCAAAGAACCTGTGGCTCTCAGAAATAATGGCGATACGCAACCTGCTGAGACTTCTATCCAGACTGAGAGCCATCAAGGCATTGACCATCAATTTGGTGCTCAAAATACTGATGCTCAAGGGCATATAAATTCTGATACTGATGTAGTTAAAACAGTGCAAAATGAACCTTTGGCTGAATTAAATGAAATGGACGTTGACAGAGGAAATGTTGAAGTTGCTGAGGAGGCTTCTTGCTCTGTGAATCATGGGTTTGGAACATCATCTCAGACTGATGTTGCTTCTGCAGAAGTTTGTAACCAGCCAACTGGAGATAAAACGAACACTGTAGATGCTTCTCTGCTGGTGGATACCGTGTGCTTGACCCCTGAGCCGACGGTGGATGCACAACCTGTTGAAGTGGGCACTTCTGTAGCAAAAATGGACAATGCAAAAGGTGTTGAAGACACAGAAGTTATAGACCGAAACATTGAAAATATTGTTGCAGTTGAAACGGAAGCAAAAGGAACGGATGGGGTCTTGGTGGAGGAAGGCAAAGTTGGTGTATCTGTTGAAAATGGAGCTGATGTTGAAACAGATCGTTCAGTACTTACTGACGCAGTGAATACTCAAGAAGGTGTATCTCTCGAAACTGGAGGGTACAATGACCTGGCTGCTGCAAATGGTGACAATAGTAGGCTAGAGGTTAGGAATGAGGATGGACCTCTGGCTGGGGACTGGGGTTCCAATGGGAAGGACCCGACCTCTAACCATATGTTTAGTGAAGAACCGGTAATAGATTCTACAAATTCAGTTGAACTTGGTGGAGACACAATTAATGTTTCATTGGATGATGGAAAAAGTCAAGTTGATTTACGGAGCCCGATGGATGATGGAAGAATG GAAATTGAAGAAGTAACTATTGGCAATGATACAG aaTTTTTGAATGTAAATGATGATGAAGTAGCTGAAGATTATGATGATGGTGACGGGTGTCCTGAGGATGCTCGTGTTCTTGAGAATAGTGGATGGTCTTCCCGCACCAG GGCTGTTTCCAAGTATTTGCAAACTTTATTTGTTAGGGAACCTGTGCAAGGAAGGAAGGTTCTTGCTCTGGACCATCTATTAGTGGGTAAAACTCGAAAGGAAGCATCAAGGATGTTTTTTGAAACTCTG GTTCTCAAAACAAAGGATTACATCCACGTAGAACAGGCAAGGCCTTTGGACAACATTAATATAAAGCCTGGAGCAAAACTCATGAAAGCAGACTTCTGA